From a single Portunus trituberculatus isolate SZX2019 chromosome 15, ASM1759143v1, whole genome shotgun sequence genomic region:
- the LOC123503963 gene encoding lysocardiolipin acyltransferase 1-like yields MSEAGEVTEAGTEPPPPKRPSSLQINAKEAHEDPVGWQGWLKGIIYVFLWYGSILMGFFSLYCPILPILFISRPLYRRATEVIFTMWECYAVGLMEVLYGVKFFLSGDIIRPKERSVIVLNHRNRLDWNYFWGALAHASCPPTHNCKIVLKSGIRKFPGLGWIMQMCCFLYIHRRWEEDQRLMNNVLGYFRDINHTFQVLLFPEGTNLTPHTQKKSEEFAHKMGLRPLTHLLQPRTTGFTFLVDKLRNSQLLDAVYDVTVAYPKTLPLTELDLIKGRMPEEVHFHIKRHPASSLPATNEGLKEWLHDAWVEKDQLLKTTFQQGHFPGPAASFPDLPVNASYIAILFWTPLTLGVFYLLCTWWPVQWWCLAHTVIFTAVSFVTDGLQHLEVWLYRREGLRLKRE; encoded by the exons ATGTCTGAGGCAGGCGAGGTTACCGAGGCGGGGACTGAGCCGCCACCTCCGAAGCGACCTTCTTCACTCCAGATCAATGCTAAGGAGGCTCATGAGGACCCAGTTGGATGGCAGGGCTGGCTGAAGGGTATAATCTACGTCTTCCTCTG GTACGGCTCCATCCTGATgggtttcttctctctctactgcccaattcttcccattctcttcatctctcgcCCTCTCTATCGAAGAGCCACGGAAGTCATCTTTACCATGTGGGAATGTTACGCTGtc GGTCTGATGGAGGTGCTGTACGGAGTGAAGTTTTTCCTCTCTGGGGACATAATCCGCCCCAAGGAACGTTCTGTCATCGTCCTCAATCACAGAAATCGTTTGGATTGGAATTATTTCTGGGGTGCCTTGGCTCACGCTTCCTGCCCGCCGACCCACAACTGTAAAATTGTCCTGAAGTCCGGCATCAGGAAGTTCCCAGGACTAG GTTGGATCATGCAGATGTGTTGCTTCCTATACATCCACCGCCGCTGGGAGGAGGACCAGCGGCTCATGAACAACGTCCTCGGCTACTTCAGGGACATCAATCACACTTTCCAG GTGCTTCTGTTCCCCGAGGGAACCAATCTTACTCCGCACACGCAAAAGAAGAGCGAGGAATTTGCACACAAGATGGGACTTCGCCCGCTCACGCATCTCCTTCAGCCCCGCACCACAGGCTTCACCTTCCTCGTCGATAAGCTTCGAAATA gtCAGTTGCTGGACGCTGTGTATGACGTGACGGTGGCGTATCCGAAGACACTGCCCCTTACCGAGCTGGACCTGATCAAGGGACGCATGCCTGAAGAGGTGCACTTCCACATCAAGCG ACATCCCGCCAGCAGTCTGCCAGCCACAAACGAGGGTCTGAAGGAGTGGCTTCATGACGCATGGGTGGAGAAGGATCAGTTGTTGAAGACCACCTTTCAGCAAGGCCACTTCCCGGGCCCAGCAGCATCCTTCCCTGACCTGCCCGTCAATGCTTCCTACATAGCTATATTATTCTGGACGCCACTCACTCTGG GCGTGTTCTACTTACTGTGTACGTGGTGGCCGGTACAATGGTGGTGCCTTGCCCACACTGTCATCTTCACAGCTGTCTCCTTCGTCACTGATGGGCTGCAGCACCTGGAGGTCTGGCTCTACCGTCGAGAGGGATTGCGGctgaaaagagaatga
- the LOC123503961 gene encoding coiled-coil domain-containing protein 6-like isoform X2, which produces MADSASESDSSSVTDGPTMQPPSMPPSPITREQWQKRIDCLQQQNRVLRAELETYKLRVKSLHEENRALRQASVNIQARAEQEEEFISNTLLKKIQALKKEKETLALNYEQEEECLTNDLSRKLSQLRQEKVELEQTLEQEQECLVNKLMRKIEKLETETAAKQNDLETLRREKIELENTLEQEQEALVNKLWKRMDKLEAEKRMLQGKLEQPISNPPSPADFNQGDRANNLSSHIQHLRDEVSRFREQLTSAQEEHNRTTQQYANEERLIREENLRLQRKLQMEVERREALCRHLSESESSLEMEEERHYNEITSHRHRTLSSPVPYNPSPSPSRPLSPGLSSYSGGRDLFSPPSPMGRCPHCGQFQRLGPRTSQERFVKPIAPPPSSSALLATPASHHTSSNTTSGSASSSTPPHPPPPPVPAPQLPSSPHPVAPPSPMDVSRN; this is translated from the exons ATGGCCGACAGCGCCAGTGAGAGTGACTCGTCCTCCGTCACTGACGGGCCAACCATGCAGCCCCCGTCCATGCCACCCTCACCCATCACGAGGGAGCAGTGGCAGAAGAGAATAGACTGTTTACAGCAGCAAAACCGTGTTCTCAGGGCTGAGCTGGAGACGTACAAGCTGCGGGTGAAGAGTCTGCACGAGGAGAACAGGGCGTTGCGGCAAGCGTCTGTCAATATT cAAGCCAGAGctgagcaagaggaggagtttATCAGTAACACTTTACTGAAGAAAATACAGGctctaaagaaagaaaaggaaactttAGCTCTCAACTAtgagcaagaagaggaatgcTTGACAAATGATTTGTCTCGTAAACTCAGTCAA CTGCGTCAAGAGAAAGTGGAACTGGAGCAGACTCTTGAACAGGAACAGGAGTGCCTTGTTAACAAGTTGATGCGCaaaatagagaagttggaaacgGAAACGGCAGCAAAACAAAACGACCTAGAAACtttaaggagagaaaag ATTGAATTGGAAAATACACtggaacaggaacaagaagccCTAGTCAATAAACTATGGAAGAGGATGGATAAGTTGGAAGCTGAGAAAAG GATGTTGCAGGGTAAACTGGAGCAGCCAATCTCAAACCCACCGTCACCAGCAGACTTTAATCAAGGTGACCGTGCAAATAACTTATCTTCACACATACAGCACCTGCGGGATGAAGTATCTAGGTTTAGAGAGCAACTCACTAGTGCCCAGGAGGAAC ACAATCGCACAACCCAACAGTATGCAAATGAAGAGCGTTTGATTCGTGAGGAGAATCTACGTCTTCAGAGAAAATTGCAAATGGAAGTTGAGCGAAGAGAGGCCTTATGTCGACACCTCTCTGAGTCTGAGTCGAGtctggagatggaagaagagaggcacTACAATGAAATCACCTCCCACCGTCACCGAACACTCTCCAGTCCAGTGCCGTACAATCCTTCTCCCAGTCCATCACGTCCACTTTCTCCAG GTCTTTCCAGTTATAGTGGTGGACGTGACCTGTTCTCCCCTCCAAGCCCTATGGGTCGTTGTCCCCACTGTGGCCAG TTCCAGAGACTTGGTCCTCGAACTTCACAAGAACGGTTTGTGAAGCCCATTGCTCCTCCCCCAAGCAGCTCAGCTTTGTTGGCCACTCCAGCTTCCCATCATACATCATCTAATACTACATCAGGATCAGCCTCTAGTTCCacgcctcctcatcctcctcctccgcctgttCCAGCCCCACAGCtgccctcctctcctcaccctgTTGCCCCGCCTTCTCCCATGGATGTGAGCCGCAATTGA
- the LOC123503961 gene encoding coiled-coil domain-containing protein 6-like isoform X4 — MADSASESDSSSVTDGPTMQPPSMPPSPITREQWQKRIDCLQQQNRVLRAELETYKLRVKSLHEENRALRQASVNIQARAEQEEEFISNTLLKKIQALKKEKETLALNYEQEEECLTNDLSRKLSQLRQEKVELEQTLEQEQECLVNKLMRKIEKLETETAAKQNDLETLRREKIELENTLEQEQEALVNKLWKRMDKLEAEKRMLQGKLEQPISNPPSPADFNQGDRANNLSSHIQHLRDEVSRFREQLTSAQEEHNRTTQQYANEERLIREENLRLQRKLQMEVERREALCRHLSESESSLEMEEERHYNEITSHRHRTLSSPVPYNPSPSPSRPLSPGLSSYSGGRDLFSPPSPMGRCPHCGQVIIHHPPPSVPPPNYLPSASPPPPPVISPAFQRLGPRTSQERFVKPIAPPPSSSALLATPASHHTSSNTTSGSASSSTPPHPPPPPVPAPQLPSSPHPVAPPSPMDVSRN; from the exons ATGGCCGACAGCGCCAGTGAGAGTGACTCGTCCTCCGTCACTGACGGGCCAACCATGCAGCCCCCGTCCATGCCACCCTCACCCATCACGAGGGAGCAGTGGCAGAAGAGAATAGACTGTTTACAGCAGCAAAACCGTGTTCTCAGGGCTGAGCTGGAGACGTACAAGCTGCGGGTGAAGAGTCTGCACGAGGAGAACAGGGCGTTGCGGCAAGCGTCTGTCAATATT cAAGCCAGAGctgagcaagaggaggagtttATCAGTAACACTTTACTGAAGAAAATACAGGctctaaagaaagaaaaggaaactttAGCTCTCAACTAtgagcaagaagaggaatgcTTGACAAATGATTTGTCTCGTAAACTCAGTCAA CTGCGTCAAGAGAAAGTGGAACTGGAGCAGACTCTTGAACAGGAACAGGAGTGCCTTGTTAACAAGTTGATGCGCaaaatagagaagttggaaacgGAAACGGCAGCAAAACAAAACGACCTAGAAACtttaaggagagaaaag ATTGAATTGGAAAATACACtggaacaggaacaagaagccCTAGTCAATAAACTATGGAAGAGGATGGATAAGTTGGAAGCTGAGAAAAG GATGTTGCAGGGTAAACTGGAGCAGCCAATCTCAAACCCACCGTCACCAGCAGACTTTAATCAAGGTGACCGTGCAAATAACTTATCTTCACACATACAGCACCTGCGGGATGAAGTATCTAGGTTTAGAGAGCAACTCACTAGTGCCCAGGAGGAAC ACAATCGCACAACCCAACAGTATGCAAATGAAGAGCGTTTGATTCGTGAGGAGAATCTACGTCTTCAGAGAAAATTGCAAATGGAAGTTGAGCGAAGAGAGGCCTTATGTCGACACCTCTCTGAGTCTGAGTCGAGtctggagatggaagaagagaggcacTACAATGAAATCACCTCCCACCGTCACCGAACACTCTCCAGTCCAGTGCCGTACAATCCTTCTCCCAGTCCATCACGTCCACTTTCTCCAG GTCTTTCCAGTTATAGTGGTGGACGTGACCTGTTCTCCCCTCCAAGCCCTATGGGTCGTTGTCCCCACTGTGGCCAGGTGATCATCCACCATCCTCCGCCCTCTGTTCCTCCACCTAACTACTTGCCCTCAgcatcccctccccctccacctgtAATATCTCCAGCA TTCCAGAGACTTGGTCCTCGAACTTCACAAGAACGGTTTGTGAAGCCCATTGCTCCTCCCCCAAGCAGCTCAGCTTTGTTGGCCACTCCAGCTTCCCATCATACATCATCTAATACTACATCAGGATCAGCCTCTAGTTCCacgcctcctcatcctcctcctccgcctgttCCAGCCCCACAGCtgccctcctctcctcaccctgTTGCCCCGCCTTCTCCCATGGATGTGAGCCGCAATTGA
- the LOC123503961 gene encoding coiled-coil domain-containing protein 6-like isoform X3, protein MADSASESDSSSVTDGPTMQPPSMPPSPITREQWQKRIDCLQQQNRVLRAELETYKLRVKSLHEENRALRQASVNIQARAEQEEEFISNTLLKKIQALKKEKETLALNYEQEEECLTNDLSRKLSQLRQEKVELEQTLEQEQECLVNKLMRKIEKLETETAAKQNDLETLRREKIELENTLEQEQEALVNKLWKRMDKLEAEKRMLQGKLEQPISNPPSPADFNQGDRANNLSSHIQHLRDEVSRFREQLTSAQEEHNRTTQQYANEERLIREENLRLQRKLQMEVERREALCRHLSESESSLEMEEERHYNEITSHRHRTLSSPVPYNPSPSPSRPLSPGLSSYSGGRDLFSPPSPMGRCPHCGQRLGPRTSQERFVKPIAPPPSSSALLATPASHHTSSNTTSGSASSSTPPHPPPPPVPAPQLPSSPHPVAPPSPMDVSRN, encoded by the exons ATGGCCGACAGCGCCAGTGAGAGTGACTCGTCCTCCGTCACTGACGGGCCAACCATGCAGCCCCCGTCCATGCCACCCTCACCCATCACGAGGGAGCAGTGGCAGAAGAGAATAGACTGTTTACAGCAGCAAAACCGTGTTCTCAGGGCTGAGCTGGAGACGTACAAGCTGCGGGTGAAGAGTCTGCACGAGGAGAACAGGGCGTTGCGGCAAGCGTCTGTCAATATT cAAGCCAGAGctgagcaagaggaggagtttATCAGTAACACTTTACTGAAGAAAATACAGGctctaaagaaagaaaaggaaactttAGCTCTCAACTAtgagcaagaagaggaatgcTTGACAAATGATTTGTCTCGTAAACTCAGTCAA CTGCGTCAAGAGAAAGTGGAACTGGAGCAGACTCTTGAACAGGAACAGGAGTGCCTTGTTAACAAGTTGATGCGCaaaatagagaagttggaaacgGAAACGGCAGCAAAACAAAACGACCTAGAAACtttaaggagagaaaag ATTGAATTGGAAAATACACtggaacaggaacaagaagccCTAGTCAATAAACTATGGAAGAGGATGGATAAGTTGGAAGCTGAGAAAAG GATGTTGCAGGGTAAACTGGAGCAGCCAATCTCAAACCCACCGTCACCAGCAGACTTTAATCAAGGTGACCGTGCAAATAACTTATCTTCACACATACAGCACCTGCGGGATGAAGTATCTAGGTTTAGAGAGCAACTCACTAGTGCCCAGGAGGAAC ACAATCGCACAACCCAACAGTATGCAAATGAAGAGCGTTTGATTCGTGAGGAGAATCTACGTCTTCAGAGAAAATTGCAAATGGAAGTTGAGCGAAGAGAGGCCTTATGTCGACACCTCTCTGAGTCTGAGTCGAGtctggagatggaagaagagaggcacTACAATGAAATCACCTCCCACCGTCACCGAACACTCTCCAGTCCAGTGCCGTACAATCCTTCTCCCAGTCCATCACGTCCACTTTCTCCAG GTCTTTCCAGTTATAGTGGTGGACGTGACCTGTTCTCCCCTCCAAGCCCTATGGGTCGTTGTCCCCACTGTGGCCAG AGACTTGGTCCTCGAACTTCACAAGAACGGTTTGTGAAGCCCATTGCTCCTCCCCCAAGCAGCTCAGCTTTGTTGGCCACTCCAGCTTCCCATCATACATCATCTAATACTACATCAGGATCAGCCTCTAGTTCCacgcctcctcatcctcctcctccgcctgttCCAGCCCCACAGCtgccctcctctcctcaccctgTTGCCCCGCCTTCTCCCATGGATGTGAGCCGCAATTGA
- the LOC123503961 gene encoding coiled-coil domain-containing protein 6-like isoform X1, translated as MADSASESDSSSVTDGPTMQPPSMPPSPITREQWQKRIDCLQQQNRVLRAELETYKLRVKSLHEENRALRQASVNIQARAEQEEEFISNTLLKKIQALKKEKETLALNYEQEEECLTNDLSRKLSQLRQEKVELEQTLEQEQECLVNKLMRKIEKLETETAAKQNDLETLRREKIELENTLEQEQEALVNKLWKRMDKLEAEKRMLQGKLEQPISNPPSPADFNQGDRANNLSSHIQHLRDEVSRFREQLTSAQEEHNRTTQQYANEERLIREENLRLQRKLQMEVERREALCRHLSESESSLEMEEERHYNEITSHRHRTLSSPVPYNPSPSPSRPLSPGLSSYSGGRDLFSPPSPMGRCPHCGQVIIHHPPPSVPPPNYLPSASPPPPPVISPARLGPRTSQERFVKPIAPPPSSSALLATPASHHTSSNTTSGSASSSTPPHPPPPPVPAPQLPSSPHPVAPPSPMDVSRN; from the exons ATGGCCGACAGCGCCAGTGAGAGTGACTCGTCCTCCGTCACTGACGGGCCAACCATGCAGCCCCCGTCCATGCCACCCTCACCCATCACGAGGGAGCAGTGGCAGAAGAGAATAGACTGTTTACAGCAGCAAAACCGTGTTCTCAGGGCTGAGCTGGAGACGTACAAGCTGCGGGTGAAGAGTCTGCACGAGGAGAACAGGGCGTTGCGGCAAGCGTCTGTCAATATT cAAGCCAGAGctgagcaagaggaggagtttATCAGTAACACTTTACTGAAGAAAATACAGGctctaaagaaagaaaaggaaactttAGCTCTCAACTAtgagcaagaagaggaatgcTTGACAAATGATTTGTCTCGTAAACTCAGTCAA CTGCGTCAAGAGAAAGTGGAACTGGAGCAGACTCTTGAACAGGAACAGGAGTGCCTTGTTAACAAGTTGATGCGCaaaatagagaagttggaaacgGAAACGGCAGCAAAACAAAACGACCTAGAAACtttaaggagagaaaag ATTGAATTGGAAAATACACtggaacaggaacaagaagccCTAGTCAATAAACTATGGAAGAGGATGGATAAGTTGGAAGCTGAGAAAAG GATGTTGCAGGGTAAACTGGAGCAGCCAATCTCAAACCCACCGTCACCAGCAGACTTTAATCAAGGTGACCGTGCAAATAACTTATCTTCACACATACAGCACCTGCGGGATGAAGTATCTAGGTTTAGAGAGCAACTCACTAGTGCCCAGGAGGAAC ACAATCGCACAACCCAACAGTATGCAAATGAAGAGCGTTTGATTCGTGAGGAGAATCTACGTCTTCAGAGAAAATTGCAAATGGAAGTTGAGCGAAGAGAGGCCTTATGTCGACACCTCTCTGAGTCTGAGTCGAGtctggagatggaagaagagaggcacTACAATGAAATCACCTCCCACCGTCACCGAACACTCTCCAGTCCAGTGCCGTACAATCCTTCTCCCAGTCCATCACGTCCACTTTCTCCAG GTCTTTCCAGTTATAGTGGTGGACGTGACCTGTTCTCCCCTCCAAGCCCTATGGGTCGTTGTCCCCACTGTGGCCAGGTGATCATCCACCATCCTCCGCCCTCTGTTCCTCCACCTAACTACTTGCCCTCAgcatcccctccccctccacctgtAATATCTCCAGCA AGACTTGGTCCTCGAACTTCACAAGAACGGTTTGTGAAGCCCATTGCTCCTCCCCCAAGCAGCTCAGCTTTGTTGGCCACTCCAGCTTCCCATCATACATCATCTAATACTACATCAGGATCAGCCTCTAGTTCCacgcctcctcatcctcctcctccgcctgttCCAGCCCCACAGCtgccctcctctcctcaccctgTTGCCCCGCCTTCTCCCATGGATGTGAGCCGCAATTGA